The bacterium genome segment GTTGTCCGTCTACAGAACGGACATGGACAAGCACGGACAGGGACAAGCCCTGTCCCTACACTTCCGCCTTCTGTCCTGTGTTATTTATCCGTGCTAATCCGTGCAGCTATACCTGAACGGTTACAAAGCCATAATTCTAGCGGACAACGCCAATGTTGCAGGGCGATGCTTTATTATAGTTCACAGAAATCAAAAAGTCAACAAGAAATTCCCGATCTTCGATGCTCGATGTTCGATCTTCGATGCTCGATACTCGATACTGGATACTGGATCCTCTACCAGCATTTAGCATCGAGCATCGAGCATCGAGCATCTAGCCTCGAGCGCGGGAGGCCGCGCTACGCTACCATAGCCGGCATAAACTCGCAGGAAGCGTAGACGCCGTAGATGCCCTTTTCATTCAGCCAGGCGGCCTTTTTAAGATAACCCAGGGCCGGGCCGATCACATTAGCTGCCATGGTGGTTTCATCACCCAGGATGAAACGATGAGAACTCCGCTGTCCATCAAAGGTAATTCCCGTCAAGGTCATGGTGGTGCTGACCGGCTTCTTAGCGGATCGAGTATCCATTATCCCACCGACCTCAACCTGGGTTCTGGAAGCCACTACCCCGGCCCGCTCAAGCATCAGATCATCGGCATGTTCCATCTGGCGAAGTTCCAGTTTTCCATCCCGGGCATCCAGAAGTTCTTTCACCTCTTCATCGGTCAGTGCCTGGGCCTTCTCCACGGTAAAACCGGGCAAATGGGCAATATCCTCCCGGATGGTGGCCTTGTATTGTTCCCAGTTACTAATCCCTACCCCCCAGTGGATGTCAATATGTTCCACCCTGACAAAGGACTGGGCAGCCAGAACCGCCGCGGCCGTAAGCAAACCCGGCGTAGCCCCGCAGCCGGTCAGGTAGGTGCTCCCTATCTTCTTTATTTCTTCGTGGAGGGTAAAGACCAGTTCCATGGCTGAGGTCCTCTTAAGGCAGTCAACAAAGACCCCCTTGAACTTAGCCTGAATAAATTGTTGGATCACCCCAGGGATAAAGTCATTAGGCATATTGGGCAGGGTAACAAAGATGCCGTCGATCTCGGCTCCACGCGAGACAATCTCCCTGATAGGATCGTCACATAATCGTCCCCCTTTTATTTCGGCTACGGTATCTTTCGGCTTAAGCCCGCTTATTTCCTGAGCAGAAAGTCCTTCAGGGGAAAAGGCAAAGCCCCGGCGATCACATATAGCGACCAGTTTCATTTCTTCTTTCATCTCAATAATTTGAGCGGCCGTTCTTCCCAGCCCTCCGGCCCCAAGTATTCCTATGCGCATTTTATTTTCCCTTCCTTTCAATCTTAGGTAACTCAGCCCCCTAGACACTTAGTGGCTGACCGCTTACGGCCTATTATACAGGAAAAAATCTCCCTTATCAACTAATAAAATCCTTTTTTACTTGACTTTTTAGTAAAGATGTTCTATTACTACTAAATCAGGTAATACCAGACCCAGAGGAGACAGAAGACATTTGCCATGAAATCAAATTCCTTCTCATTTAACCCGGCCATAGACCCTGATCTACTGGAATGTAAGGTTAAGAAGGTTTCAGTATTAAAGAAGTCGACAAAAAAGGTAAGTATCTCTAAGGAAAAGATAGCCGGTTGTCTAAGCAGAGACTTTACTCTGGCCAGCAATCTTTTGGGATGCTGGACCGCCCGGGCCTTAAAGTATATCGGAATAAATAAGAACCCGGCCAATAAATCACGTATGCGTATTGCTATTCTGGAGCAGCAGAGGATACTGCTGGCTGGTGATCGCCAGAGAAAATGGACGGTAAAGTGTAGTGAAGGAGAACGTAAGGGCTGGCCTACCCCTATTATTGGTCAAACCTTTGGGCTTGGTTCCCATAAGATAGATACTGTCCTTGGCCTTCTGGAGATGGATGAGGGGCTGGTGGATGAGAAAAAGATGAGAACGCTTGTTGCGGCTGTATTTGCTGAGGGTGAAAAAGGAGGCATCCTTGAGCTTCCTGACATGTATATGTTTAAGATAGTAACCTGTCCCGGCACGGAAAAGATCAAATTGGACATGATTCTTAATGAGATGATAGAAGAAGGAGATATGGCCGAATTTTATTCCCGATTGATTCCTCGGTTATTGGCTGAACTTGAAAAAGAGCTGGGTATTTCGCCAGGTGAGATTAAAGCCGCCGTTCTCTTTCGGGAAAGGCATGCGGGGTTGATTCAGGCTTTGATTGACGCCGGAATTAGAGTAAAGGTGACCGGGTTTAAGGAAATGGAGAGAAAATTGAAGGAGAGCGAGGGCCGGTTTATCAACGGGAATCTTATCCTTAGTGAAGATGATGATTGGTCAGCCGGTCTGGAGATGGGTTTAGAAGGAGGTCCTCATTTAATTATTGGTTCAGGAGG includes the following:
- a CDS encoding saccharopine dehydrogenase-like oxidoreductase, producing MRIGILGAGGLGRTAAQIIEMKEEMKLVAICDRRGFAFSPEGLSAQEISGLKPKDTVAEIKGGRLCDDPIREIVSRGAEIDGIFVTLPNMPNDFIPGVIQQFIQAKFKGVFVDCLKRTSAMELVFTLHEEIKKIGSTYLTGCGATPGLLTAAAVLAAQSFVRVEHIDIHWGVGISNWEQYKATIREDIAHLPGFTVEKAQALTDEEVKELLDARDGKLELRQMEHADDLMLERAGVVASRTQVEVGGIMDTRSAKKPVSTTMTLTGITFDGQRSSHRFILGDETTMAANVIGPALGYLKKAAWLNEKGIYGVYASCEFMPAMVA